TTAGCCTTTtttaaaacatgattttatatatatatatatatatacaacacATTGAATTAAAAACTTAGACAATATGTTTCACTTATATTaagatttattagataaaaaaattaaaacatttatcattttttacatttatattataatcttaaaattttagataataaaattaatcttttcacatttatctcaattttaactatttattttaattaatttttttttaaaaaatttaatccaaTGTAGaattatttcttaaaaagtctattaaataaaaaaattaaaacatttacattaatttatatttatatctaaaactttaaattttagataataaaattaaatttttttcattttatttcaataataattaaaaaaaataaattaaatataaaaattattaaaattaataatatagtcCTTAAAGTTTTAtccaactaataaaataatccttaaaatataaatttttattttaacaaagtcattttttttattgtattatttACTTCTAGCTCTGATTTTTATAcacatattattatttaatcaaaatttaaaatgtaaaaaaattatagtataaaatatataatattatttcattttatttaatattattgatatgaaATACAATTTTTATCCAatcaatcaataaattaatatatatcacaAATATAATtggtatataaataaataaaataaaaatattaaatattttaaataacgtATAATTGAGACAATTCTACAAGATTAAGTATGtacatttaatattatttatgtatatttaatattattaatataaaatataatttttatatattaaaatatttatataatttataataatgaatataaacctttaatgaaatattttaatatataatatttatatgtgatattttatataataaaaatttatttgtaaaacattgatttaatattatatatgatgactataaagtaaatttacttttaaaataaaatttaaattaaagtgctatatacttataaatataaaattttaaaaattatattataatttaatattaacttttaaaatttaatttaatttttttaattataattataataaatggaGAAACGATTTTgttatacaaaatttaaaatttaaaatataaatatgaattaatataaatatttaaatttttttattcaacaaATGTTTTAGAAATAATCCTGAATTAcaaattttttgttaaaattgaTTAAGAGGGATGATTGAAATTGaggtaaatataaaaaaattaattttattattttaaattttaaaattaacatataaatatgaaaaatgattTTAATTACATATTCCATTATTATTCCATCCTCATAATTGTTGGGGAAGAAAGTTGAGAATTTACGTTTGGATCCAATGagctattttttagtatttacatTCAAAGCTTTTTCTTTCGTCacatttttatctattaaaataaaattctcaacgaattatttttaaaaaagaattgttttattttaatataatattatttaaaataaaaatatatagtatttttaataaaatcagacttttttttttgaaaaaaaaaaaaaagaaactctaATGTGTACCCACTAAACTGTCAATATCTCAAGTCCCATCTCCATCCAAAATGGGTCCTTGGATTCAACCCAACTCCCTAGCACTTGATTTCTTGGACCTTCAACAACCATAGATTTAGCCCAAGAAAATCATCAAATTCaaatctttttttaattaaaaatgatttcatatgaaattcaaaataatataaatacctgttttataaattatagatGTATAGATTCAAACTTGTAATTTAATgttctaaatatttaaaaattaataatattttaagaatAGGAGCAGCCAATGAGAGAATTTGAAGTGGAAAGAGTTTGGTATAAATGAAAAtccataaaaagaaaataaagaatcaAAAATTGGTAATTTTGTGACAGAAACTTGAGAAGATTCATTATTAGTTGTAAATGTAGTATAGATGCATGGTATCATTAAGAATTCAAAAGCTCATTTGGTCACCTCCACCAACTCATTCATTCACCACATACCATAATTTTGATATGTCTAATCACCATTAAAGCTTCCTCCTCTCCTCTCACCTCCTATCATTACTGTAACATTTCAATTCCTACTCTACcatctatttttattatatatttattataaaattaaaaaaatagagtgCTAAAAACTATGGGTAAGATTTACGTGTGAGACTGCAAACATTTCCTCTTAAATACAATAAactgatttaaatttatagatGTATTTGTTACTTGAAGGGGATGTGTTGACCCATTTAGAGTTCAacctcttattttatttttttgttctttttctaACTCATCATCCACTTGGTCTAGCTCTTTGCATCACAACCTATCATACGACGTGACTTGCTTTAATACCATATCAAATTTGCTCATTGACGTCAATTGCCCTTTTTGTGCTCCTCGCACAAACAAGCCCTTCTTTCCCTCTCATTATCACCCTATAACGCTATGAATGTGACATTTACATTTAGAGAGTAAatgcaatatttatatttatatttatatttatatttagaaaaagtaaaatatacattttaataaaattaaatttagtaaaatataatttattaaatttgaactcCTTATATTGTTATTTAgctagaataataaaaaagaaactttttaaactttttttaagaATGAGACAAGCTAAATATAGtagtatattaaaaataaacacacatttaatttattcttatttACAAAAAGTCTCTACCTGCTTTATTTTAGGTCTATCACTGCGTtcacagatttttttttttttttttcgttgtATTTTTAATGTGTGTTTGCAGCTAAATTTTATAGGATTAGAGTTTTTAGAGCTACTTTTGAGTAGTCTAATGATGCTTAAATATCCATCATCTTCTTTATTTTAGTGGCTGGGTATGGAGACCTTCTATAAATGAAAAACTCTTGGCAAAAGAGCTTACCCAAAAGGTGGTGGCTAAAACTTTCTTCCGTCTATTGCCTCGATATGCTTATTTTCTTTCTAAATCTAGCACTTGACCATGGTTGTTGCTATCATCAAGTTAAGCTGACTCTTCGCTTGCAGATTTCCAAAATACTTCACTTTATTTCTTTTGCAAAACTATGCATTCAGTGGATTTGAGATCAAAGaccaaataaatcaaaaatttaaaattaaaattcatctaaaattaaaaattaaaattaaatccaatTTCATATACgaccaaattaaatcaaattaaaaattgatccaattcaatttatatatttggtTCTTGCACAATCAGATGCTCAAATATTcaacataaatttaaataaatgttgaaataaaattttcattaacttTTTGAGAATAACTCTAAGTTactatcaaataataaattaataaaatatatatagaaaataaattaaaatataggaaATATAAAATCGTCGATGGACTTGTGGGCAATCAATACTAttgtgcctttttttttttttttcgttgtGGGCTGTCAACACTGAGGAGGCAGGCACTGCAAGGCAGCTATGAGACACCATAATCTAGTGAGTAGGTGGTGCTACGAAACTGGCAGGGACAAGGTTGTCCTGACGCTGAGAACTTGGGCAAGGAGGCGCTACGAAGCTCATTGCTAAATCATTTAATAATCTTTGTAGTTATTTCTAAGGAGAGTCATTATTAAAAGATGGCTCTCTTTTTATAACAAAGAATCATTATTAAGACTGTTTCGATAAAGGTAAAgaaaattctattaataaatagatatataattaataacaaattataatagttgataaattaagttatagtatttaaattgaataaatcatGAGTTAATTGTATtggaattgaaattaaataaataaaagatcacATTAACAACGTGCAAAAttagaagagaagagaaagcgGCAGCACATTCATTGGATGAAACGCGTGGAGATGGGGATGAATGCAAATCTGAAGCGACGATGGAATTGGCCCACAACCAAATGCCAGATGCCCAACGTTGTTCTTACTGTACAAGTGGAGGCTCCTCCTTTTTAATTTTTGGCTAATTTGTGACATAATGTCTGAGgtttaacaaaattaatagtttagacctgtcattttaataataaataattttattttattattaaaatagtcattttatgaaaatttattattaaatttagtatatataattttatcgaATTCATAACTTttgtgttaataaaataaaaaaattgatatttccGAATATAAGTAAATTTGGATTAATTAAACAAAGGAACAGTAAATCACTAccatcatttttttaaaaaagaaaattattgtgTTAATGAAAACCAAAGGAAGGATAAGTATGAAAGATGTGATCAATTCATTTCCTAGTGAATGAGATAAGCTTGGGAATAAAATCTAACTTCTTAAGCCCAATAGTGAATTTTGAGAGATTTTGATGCCCCCACCATTTTCATATCCTCTACTACTACGCCTCTACTTCATGGATAAGGAAAATTCTCTCACCAATTATATAATTTCACACGTGACGATTTTAATTAATTCACATCTATAAAGTGATTACTTCGGCgtgctaaattaaattaaattaaattatatttacagttaactaaaaaatttataattatataataaaaagtcCCTGTGTATATAAATCATGTTTAGATTTAAGAATTTAACAATTACActttacaaaatttaaatttagattattagattttttgaaatttacgTGTTAAAtgtcagtaaaaaaaaaattaagatgctatattgaatttttatgtatatatatatatgctaaaTATAAAACTTAGGGTCACAATTAATAAAGTTTATTGGTTTTTCAACCCATAAAACATGATGATCTAAATTCTTTCcgattataatattaaatagataTATATTAAATCTTTTCACTTATAAATGATCTTAATAAAAGATATATATCTTTCGAATAATCCTTAGTATTTTGTTTGATTTGGACAAAAAGATAATCTCAATAgattttttatgaattatttatttaaaggaAATATAAAAGCAAAGAACAATTAATACAATGGAAAAAAACTTTCTCCTTGCTTTAATTCCTGGTTTGTTAAGATTCGTTTCGcataaaaagatttttttataaaatttatattctatgtaaatattttatgataaatatataaagaaaacTCGAATTCAAGATTTTaccaattttttataatttttataaataaattattttttaaaaaccttACCGCATGTAAGGGTAGAGATCTCACCCATTCCTTCCATCAAGCCACAACGCATTAATGAAAAACAAGCTACAATAATAAGTTATTAATAGAGGGCCATCAACGAATCTAAAATCTCCATCTATTATCCAATTTGGGCAGAGATCTGCCTTATCTAAGTTATCCattcaatataaattattatccaATAATGCAAAAGCCACTATGCAAGACCCGATCTCCTTAATGGAGGAAGTCACTCTCTACGATCAGCATAATCTCTCACTGTTTGTAGCAAAACTCAAATAGTTTATCAGTAATATTTCTATTTACagtgttaaattttttaattttatttttttaatttaaaattaatataattaagatattattaaaagattaattgagTTCgactcaataaaaatttaatagagtTTGAGTCGTCTTATAAACGAATCACGTTTAaacttaacttttaattttttagtttgaatTTTGTAATATTCAActcattaaaattcatgtattAAACTTGTTTTCATATTCATGAACGAGCTCATCAATTGATTTATTGAATAAGTTAGTAATTAAACTCATTAAATATGCTGAGCtcaatgttataaaaaaattgaactcaatttaaaatttatgtaaacTTTTATAAATCAAGTCTAAGTTTTTCAAAATTAGCTCTACTTAATTCTATTACATTCTTAGAACCGGTAGAAATTCagcttattaaaattttaaaaactcttcttatatatatttttatgtatatttttttaactaaaattatttaattttaaatttattaattataaattaaaatttattataaatataaataaattaactgtataattaaatttgataaaaatttaatttattttaatatttattaaataattaaatttaaatttattaatatttagtttaacgttaaaataaataaaatttgagtttGAAAAAATTTTTTGATCAACTGAATTTAAATTCTTCAAAATTTAGTTTAACTCGATtcgtaaataatatattaaaattgatcTACTTGCCTCGCTAAAAACGATAATAAAAAGTATAAGAATAATTCTCTAACTATTCGAGTTTAAGTTTTCTctccaataaaaaaaaaaaaaaaaattcgagtCTATTGACGTCTCTCGTTATCGGCAAGGGTGTTGACATTCTAATAGTGTACTAGAAAAGGCTATCTTGGTCTGTTTCAAATCCTTCCCGACAATGGATTAGAACCATAATTAAGATTTCAAATCAGACCAAAATCGATTGATAGCCGCCCAATATTATATCTTATATAATAAACTTAATTTACACTCGTGCATTTGCGCCACCGCTTGGATGAGAATGTGGTAATCCTATTTGCGCATGCAATTCAAGTCACATTCATATGAATAGTCATCAACCCATGTCCACAAATAGCTTTTTACAAACAGCTGCTGCCTCCATCCTCCTACTACTATAAATAACCCACAGCCACCCTCAAGTTCACTACCAAATTCAttcttcaactctctctctctctttgcaCAAAAGCCTTCCCCTGCTCCTCAAAATCTGCCCAAATCCATTGACTTCAACAGAAATGTCATTTACGATGAGAAACTACAGACCCACCACATTCTTCTCTGGTATTCCCATAATAGACCTCTCTAAACCCGATTCCAAACGCGCCCTTGTTAAGGCCTGTGAAGAACTTGGATTCTTTAAGGTTGTCAACCATGGTGTCCCTATGGAATTCATTTCCAGGCTTGAATCTAAAGCTCTCAGCTTCTTCTCATTGCCTCTTTCTGAGAAGGAAAAAGCTGGCCCTCCTAATCCTTTTGGCTATGGTAACAAAAGTATTGGACCAAACGGCGACGTAGGTTGGCTCGAATACCTTCTCTTCACCATCAATCAAGATTCCTTTTCCCAGAGGTTTCTCTCAGTTTTTGGACACAACCCAGAAGAGTTCAGGTACGCAATTTGTCACAAAATTAATCAGAGTTAGaaattttttctctctctctctctgttttttttttttttttccttttcacaGAAAAAAAATCGATTTCTTACTGTTGGTTTCGTTCAGGTCTGCTTTGAATGATTACATATCAGCTGTGAAGAAGATGGCATGTGAGATTCTTGAAATGATGGCTGATGGACTAAGGATCCAACCGAGAAACGTGTTCAGTAAACTTTTAATGGACGAACAGAGCGACTCTGTTTTCCGGCTAAATCATTACCCACCAATTGCAGGAATTCAAACTCTGAATTCTAACAATATGATAGGATTTGGAGAGCACACAGACCCGCAAATCATTTCAGTTCTTAGATCCAACAACACATCTGGCCTGCAAATCTCTCTTGGTGAAAACAACTGGGTTTCAGTCCCACCTGACCAGAACTCCTTTTTCATCAACGTTGGTGACTCTTTGCAGGTAAGCATCCCCAATACACAGCCTTGGTGATTCCAAATACCCATTTGTTTCATCATACTCGGAAAGAAGAGTAACTGTTGCTCGCATTTCTCTGTTTCCTGAATTGTATTGGTACAGGTTATGACTAATGGGAGATTCAAAAGTGTGAGGCATAGGGTTTTGGCAAACAGCATGAGGTCTAGAGTTTCAATGATATATTTTGGTGGGCCACCTTTGAGTGAGAAAATAGCTCCATTGCCACCATTGATGAAGGAAAAGGAAGAAAGCTTGTACAAAGAATTTACATGGTTTGAGTATAAGAGATCAGCATACAACTCAAGATTGGCTGATAACAGGCTTCATCACTTTGAGAAAGTAGCAGCGTCATGAATGCGCACTGAATTCATAGGATATTATTACCACAATAGTTACTCTTTTTAGTAAATGTTGTTGCAAATACTTAATagcacttttttctttttttaatttacatagATAATATGTTATTATACTTTTTGTTTTACAagacaataattttattattactatcTATTACCGTCTCACCAAGTATTTTCACATATTTATTacactctttttattttataatttttatttatttttttaataatttaaaaattattattcattttttacataataatatataaattatttatgaatttgTGGGAGatagtttttattataaattaaaaatagtagatATTTTAGCCTAGAAATCAGAGAGTAAGATTCTGGAAGGGTAAGAAAACATCGACGTCAATATTCTAGAGAACTTTGGGGTTTTATTACACGTGatgaaaactaaaaaaaaaaaaaaaaaaatgaaagcgCGTATCTCCTCCATCGCCATCCATGCGCAAATTGGAAATGATGATGATTGACCAGGCTAAGACTATGTGCCACCTCATTTCCTTTCTCTGTGGGTATGGTCCTTATCGACttcaatagattttttttaaaaataaaaaataaactacgATTTTCTTGAAAGGTAAAATCAATTGCAGCACGGACATTGGACCCAGCACATGGAATCTGAATacaacaattttttatttaaaaaaaaaacaaaggagGAAGTTATTAGAGTATACATGAATCCATATAGAAGGAAAATTGGGAGCAGTCGCACACAGTAAAGTAAGAGTAAGTTGTGGGCTCCCAAGTCCCAAAGTGCAAAGGTGGGGACCACTTTGAGCagaaataaaataagagaatgaaaaaaggagcttaaaacgcgtggagagagagagttcacATACATCCATACATATCCTAAGACTTGGACACTTTTATACCTTTCAAACAACCTCCCTCATTTCCACCAATCATTactatttctttattattattattatttttaatcataCAAACTGCATTTCCTGTTATAAAACAAACTAGAGATCAATTTTAGTTAGACTTCACttgtcaaaattaatttataaataaaaatatcaacattaaaatttcattattttacgtcagattgtaaaaaatattaaatttatttttaatttgtctatttaaatttagattttaatacaCAGATTAGTAACATTTCTTGATGAGTGATGGATAAGGAAGAAAAGAATTGGAAATGGAGGTTTAAGGATGTCTTTTATTGTGTACCTGATCTCTTATTCTGGCTTTCTAAACTGCATTGAATGAAGCCTTTCTAATCAGGTTGAACAatcaattaaactaaattaatgtAGGTTAGATTATAAATTCTTGtaatcatttttaatttaaacataaTTATTTTAGAACGTTATAATATGAGAACTAATCATTGCGAAGAACAATCCATATGatcttttattataatatttatttattataaatatatataaaataatataaatatgatacaaattaataatacacatttaacatatgaaaatataaagtgatgaccgctggattccttcaccccgggccaggggcttgaccacagcccaaggcccatgacgtagaggcccacacacctgatatacataacaagcctggctcatccaaccttcaatgccgggctcgacccatcttcttcactcaagccggcccggcccacacgaagcaggccctctccactcaggcttagcgtccggcccaactctcggcctagcccaggatccagagaaatattcaccagacagcctgacAGATCCGCTCGAATGTACGCACgagaagaatcagaggccgttacgcatggagcaggcggctgataccctagtacctccgaatccgcatggcagagacgcgtggcccaatcctggagagacctttacacgtcaccagcaagcaagacaatgtataaaagaggagtcctcTCCTCATAAAAGGGgaggccttattcagtaatacaaaacccttgtaaaaccctattctattggatctcagatcatcataaagtataataaaaatagtcaaaaattaaagaaaaaatgagTTGATTATGTGAAGTGGCTTAATAGACTTAACCGAAAATTTCTACAAGTTTCTTAGTAAGTCTCTAAATAGCAATAAAAACATATCTAACatgaaaaaatcaaaattctCTTGCACTCATAAATTCACATTTCatgttatttttctttaaaaaataaaaattttttattctctctaataaaCAAATACAAAGAGTTATTTCATTAAAAGcactcaaattaatttttttaaaaagaaatttcaaGAGAATTTATCgagagttttattatttaaacacctTTTTTACAGTAGAGATCTATTCTCTCTTTtggctgaatttctttttttttttatatatatatttttttgcagTTATATATGACTAATTtctctaattttaattaaagatatattaaaattaaagttttaatttctatacatcgtgaaatctaaattttattgtttatttttatt
The genomic region above belongs to Manihot esculenta cultivar AM560-2 chromosome 3, M.esculenta_v8, whole genome shotgun sequence and contains:
- the LOC110610921 gene encoding gibberellin 2-beta-dioxygenase 1, which codes for MSFTMRNYRPTTFFSGIPIIDLSKPDSKRALVKACEELGFFKVVNHGVPMEFISRLESKALSFFSLPLSEKEKAGPPNPFGYGNKSIGPNGDVGWLEYLLFTINQDSFSQRFLSVFGHNPEEFRSALNDYISAVKKMACEILEMMADGLRIQPRNVFSKLLMDEQSDSVFRLNHYPPIAGIQTLNSNNMIGFGEHTDPQIISVLRSNNTSGLQISLGENNWVSVPPDQNSFFINVGDSLQVMTNGRFKSVRHRVLANSMRSRVSMIYFGGPPLSEKIAPLPPLMKEKEESLYKEFTWFEYKRSAYNSRLADNRLHHFEKVAAS